CGCGCGAGGCGGTGCCCCGACTGCGCGTGGTGGGCCGGGCCAACGGAGAGAGCGGCGACTACTACGGCCCCTTCCACGGCCGCGAGTCCGTGTCCGAGGTGGTGCGCGCGGTGAGCGACCTGCTGGAGCTGCGCGACTGCGCCTCGGACACGCCCATGCGGCTGGCGGACCAGGGCCAGCTCTTCCCGCTGAAGCAGGAGCCGCTGTGCATGCGCGGCCAGCTCTCGCGCTGCCTGTCGCCCTGCGCGGGCGGCTGCACGCAGGCGGAGTACCACGCGCGAGTCCTCCAGGCCCGGGCCTTCCTGGAGGGCACGTCCGACACGCCGCTCACCGTGCTGCGCGAGCGCATGGCCCTGGCGGCCCGCCGCCTCCAGTTCGAGTACGCCGCCGAGCTGAGGGACCGCGCGGAGCGGCTGGAGCAGATGCGCGGCTGGATTGTGGAGCTGGGCCGCACGCTCAAGCTCCTCTCCTTCGTCTACACGGTGCCCGGCCACGGCGGCGAGGACCGCACCTACGTCGTGCGTCGCGGCAGCGTGCGAGCGGAGCAGCCCGCGCCCCAGACCGACGAGGAGCGCGAGGCCCTGGAAGCGCGAGCCCGCGAGGTGTTCGAGCGCCCGGAGCCGGAGACACTCGGCCTGCGCGCGCACGAGGCGCAGGAGGTGATGCTCATCGCCCGCTGGTTCCGCCTCCACCCCGAGGAGCTGGAGCGCACGCTCCCCGCGAAGCAGCTCCTCGCGCTCCCGGACCTCTCCACGCCCACACCCTGAGCACCGCCGCTCCAGTCTTCTTGGAAGCTGGCAACCCGGGGTTTTCCGTCGCAAGGCGAAGAATCCGCGCCGGCCTCGTTCTCCAGCCCGTCACCGGACTTCCGAGGCACGTGCATGCCGCATGACCCGAGGCCGTGGCGATGACGCATCGACCTGGGGAACGACACGATGAGCAAGCGGCGGATTCTGTTGGGGGCGCTGGCGGTGGGACTGCTGGGCGGAGCCTGCGGGGGCTCGGAGCAGCAGCACGCCGTGGAGGACGCGGTGAACGGCAGCCTGCTCGCGCGGGTGGAGCTGAGCGCCACGCACCAGGTGGAGTTCTACGAGTTCGCACCGGGCCAGGTGGGCCTGCGCGAGAGCGGCACGGTGGATGAGCCCACCGCGCTGGGGCCAGAGCGCCTGTCGCTGCCCATGGACGCGCTCTATCAGGAGCTGCGCGGTGGCGCTGCACCCGTGCCCCAGGCGCTGGCGGAGGCCCTTCAGCGCCGGCAGGCGGCGAAGGCGCCGGGCGCGGTGGAGGCGATGACGGAGCCCTCGGCCGAGGTGCGACAGAGCGCCAGGCCCGTGGAAGGCCCCGGGCCGCTGGTGAGCTTCGGCAACTGGGAGAGCTGGGAGGCGGATGCGCAGTGGTGGCGGGACAACTTCTGCGGCGGCACCGGGATGGACGAGGTGTTCTGCCCCACGAACACCGGCTGGGCGGACAGCGGCTGGCGCAAGACGACGTACTACGAGGCGTCCGGGCTGGCGGCGGACTTCGTGGGCTCGGCCGTGTTCTTCATGGATGGGTGGAACTGCGACGGGGGCTGTAGCTGGAAGCGCCTGTACACCTGGAACCTGGCGCCGCGTTACTACCAGCGGTGGATCATGGACACGACGGGCTGGTTCCGCTCGCGCATCGACGTCGTCTCGCCCTCCGTGCGCGTGGACTTCGCGGCGAAGTGGCGCAGGGCCTTCCCGGACCTCCAGGTGGCTGGCGAGTTCCCCTCCAACTCCTCGCCCGGCTACACGGACAACATCCAGGGCGTCACCCATGACGCGAGCAACTGGTACATGACCAACACGGGCACGCTCTACAAGATGCCGGTGGGCCGCAACCTGTCGCAGTCGGGCTATGCCTCCATCGCGCGCGGCATCCCCTCGCAGCTCAGCGCCTACAACCACCTGGGAGACCTCTCCTATTACGGCGGCCGGCTGTTCGTGCCGCTCGAGGGCTCC
This genomic interval from Pyxidicoccus trucidator contains the following:
- a CDS encoding UvrB/UvrC motif-containing protein, which codes for MDSRVDSLLAHVREHAENRPGVYRMLGPSGEVLYVGKSVRVRTRLLSYFRADDREKAAEIISHAHRVEWDYTASEFAALLQEFRLIKSQRPLYNVEHKRDRGHCFIHLTREAVPRLRVVGRANGESGDYYGPFHGRESVSEVVRAVSDLLELRDCASDTPMRLADQGQLFPLKQEPLCMRGQLSRCLSPCAGGCTQAEYHARVLQARAFLEGTSDTPLTVLRERMALAARRLQFEYAAELRDRAERLEQMRGWIVELGRTLKLLSFVYTVPGHGGEDRTYVVRRGSVRAEQPAPQTDEEREALEARAREVFERPEPETLGLRAHEAQEVMLIARWFRLHPEELERTLPAKQLLALPDLSTPTP